In Nitrospira sp. SG-bin1, the genomic stretch CGGCTTGCGACGTTCCTCGCACACCATCAGAGACCGGCTCGTCTCTTCACTTCCGCCTGAATCGCCGATTGTTCCGCCACCAGGAACGCTTCAAGCTTGGGGAATAAATGGGCCAAAGAGCCCGCGAACGGGGGCACCATCACATCACGTCGTTCCGTCAACATGCCCTCCTCTTCAGCCACTCGCATCTTTCGATCTGCAATCGTTTTAGAGAGAATGTTGCTCAACATCAATTGCTGACCCGGTGATCCGCCGATCATCCCGAAGAGACGACGCTTCATGACTTCCAGCTCTTCGGGTATCGAAACCTTCACGCGCACGCCGTGCGGCGTCGGCCAAGTCGACCGTTGAATCGAATAGTCATAGGAAAACACCTGTTCTCGAGGCTCGCGAAACGGACCGGTGACATCCACGATGGCAAAAGCATGTTCAGTTGACGACATGGTTCACGCACTCCTGGGCCATGAAAACGCCCTCTATCGACCCCACTATAAGAGCTTGAAGTTGAAGAGGACAAGAGGCTATTTATAGAGCGGCGGTTGTCCATAAGAGCCACCGGCCGGACAGTTCCGGAAATGCTGGACTTTGGCAGCGACCCAGTGCAGCAGCGGTGCGTGAGATTCAGAGCCTGAAGCAGGTTTCTGACACGCGCCCACAGATTCCAACCGAGTATTCTTCCGGGTGAAGGTATGGCCAAGAAAGGCTATCCTGGACTTGTCTTGGTCCCCCCTAGCGATCGAACGATCTTACGACGCCGCATACTACGCTGGTCGTTGTGTCTCATCGCTCTGATCTGGGGTGCATCAACATTGAGCGTGTGGCGACCCACCTCACACGATAGCGTAAGCTGTCCGCCTGCTGTCGGGCAGGAAACCTCGGTCGATTCCCCTGAAAAATGTGGCCAACTGGAACCGATCCCAGAGCCCCCATCGAATCCGAACGAATTCACTCTGACACAAGTCTCACAGGCTGAAGGCCTGACCGAATCCAAGGATCCCCTGCCTTCACCTCCTGATCCCAATCGGCCCGCGGCAGAGCACAATCATGATCAAGCCTCACAACCTCAGCCATCCGAGCCGGCCCACCATCCCGTGAACCACGACGTTGCCCCTCACACGAACGACAAATCAGCAGCACGCTTGCCGGCCGCGATACCTTCCCAAAATCCGACGATCGACGTTCGCTTACCCGATGCTCCCGCAACACCGCAGAGTCACGGTCCAGACCCAAAGCCGACGTCCTCCGAGCTGACCATCCGTCCCGTTGACCACAACGTTGCATCTTTAGGAAACGACGGATCGGCATCAAGTGCGACCTCAAAACCTGCCCAAGATCCGGACATCGACGTTCGCTTGGCCGAACAGGGCGATGCATTTGCCCAGTATCGCCTCGGACGGTTCTATGCCCAACAGAATGGACGGCAAGCGCCCGAATCCGTGAAGTGGTATAAGAAAGCCGCTACCGGTCTTCGGCATTTGGCAGAAACGGGCAACGGGCAAGCCATGTACGTGCTTGGCGTCATGTATGCCTATGGGCGAGGGGTCACAAGGGATACAGAACAAGCACGGCGGTGGTTGACGCAAGCGGTTGAAAATAAGATCACGGCGGCTCAGCCGGTTCTTACGAGTCTAGAAACGAATCGTGGGACTGATCCCAGATCCCCGACAAGCAACCGAAGCAAAAACGTTAGTCAGCACCATTAAGCGGGCTTCAAACGGGAGAATAGCTGGGATCCTGGACAGTTCTCTCTACAACCCCTAGGCGCTGGACGAACATTCGCTTGATAAGTAACTGCTTCCTCTCCAGCATAATGGCTTAACGGCCTGGACGCAAAGAAGACGTCCAGGCCATCGGATCTAGCGGGATTCGATGTGGATCGACACCGGCACCGGATTGGACACAATGTCGTACACCGGTGAAAACTTCATTAATTCCTCTAACCGCTCTGCGGACGCATCCGACTTGATAGTAAACGCAACGCGAATCTGCTGATAGCCCTTTCTGGCGCTGTCAGAGAGGCCGAGGAAACCGTGGAGATCGAGATCTCCTTCCAGCTTTGATTCAACCGACTCGATATGGATGCCCCGCGCGGCAGCGTGGAAGACGAGGGAGGTGGTCAGGCAGGCGGCCAAAGCATGAAGCACAAATTCGACGGGAGTTGGCCCTTGGTTCTTTCCCAGCAATACCGGCGGTTTGTCTGTATCGAGTACAAAGGGTGTGGTACGGAACGTATCCTCCTGCCCGGCTCCGTAAAAGCTTTTGATCGTGGAGCGATTGTGGCTGCCGTCAATCCACTGGTTTGCGGCGCGAAATCGGAATGTCGCAAGACCGGGTGTGCGCCGAACCGCCTCCACGGTCTCGCCGATCCTACCCACATCGACCCCGTTAATGATTTCATTAATGGTTGTTTGCGACATATGTGCATCTCCTTCTCTCTGACATTGGATGTTGATATGTTGCCGAAAGAAAAGCCGGTCGGCATTCCGGCATAACGAATCCCAGTTCATCCCTGCACCCGCTCAAGCTGGAATTGTTCAAACACCTGGCCACACGATGACACGCTGGATTGCGGCGAACAGAATGTGCGCACAAGAAGATCCCACGAGAACATCTGCTGACGGTTCCACGAAG encodes the following:
- a CDS encoding osmotically inducible protein C, with the protein product MSQTTINEIINGVDVGRIGETVEAVRRTPGLATFRFRAANQWIDGSHNRSTIKSFYGAGQEDTFRTTPFVLDTDKPPVLLGKNQGPTPVEFVLHALAACLTTSLVFHAAARGIHIESVESKLEGDLDLHGFLGLSDSARKGYQQIRVAFTIKSDASAERLEELMKFSPVYDIVSNPVPVSIHIESR